The following are encoded together in the Lathyrus oleraceus cultivar Zhongwan6 chromosome 3, CAAS_Psat_ZW6_1.0, whole genome shotgun sequence genome:
- the LOC127129109 gene encoding WUSCHEL-related homeobox 11 isoform X2 produces the protein MEDKMHPDPPNNTPNQHVSEKNEPVRSRWTPKPEQILILESIFNSGMVNPPKEETIKIRKLLEKFGNVGDANVFYWFQNRRSRSRRRQRQMQQATLDQQKNQMVMMQPQQAVNNGASAIPCDVVQTNPTMVFGDASGSSSSSCGGVLGGQQGMDGFFSVSSQMGFLGADQSLAASSIFNPPLSPTLNYHSGYGGASAVTGLITVFINGIATEVQAGPIDMKTVFGENVMLVHSSGVPVPTNEHGILIQNLHHGESYFLVSKSRQV, from the exons ATGGAAGATAAGATGCACCCTGACCCCCCCAACAACACTCCAAACCAACATGTTTCCGAGAAAAACGAACCGGTTAGGTCAAGGTGGACACCAAAACCAGAACAAATTCTCATACTTGAGTCCATCTTCAACAGTGGCATGGTGAATCCCCCCAAAGAAGAAACTATAAAAATAAGAAAACTTCTTGAGAAATTCGGCAACGTCGGCGACGCCAACGTCTTCTACTGGTTCCAAAACCGCCGCTCTAGATCTCGCCGCCGACAACGCCAGATGCAACAGGCCACACTTGATCAACAGAAAAATCAGATGGTGATGATGCAACCTCAGCAAGCTGTTAATAATGGTGCAAGTGCAATTCCTTGTGATGTTGTTCAAACCAACCCAACCATGGTTTTTGGTGATGCTTCTGGTTCATCCTCTTCATCATGTGGTGGTGTTCTTGGTGGTCAACAAGGCATGGATGGTTTCTTCTCGGTTTCTTCTCAAATGGGTTTCCTTGGAGCTGATCAAAGTTTAGCTGCTTCATCAATTTTCAATCCTCCTCTTTCTCCCACTTTGAATTATCACTCTG GATATGGAGGTGCTAGTGCAGTTACAGGATTGATAACAGTGTTTATCAATGGAATAGCAACAGAAGTTCAAGCGGGGCCTATAGACATGAAAACAGTATTTGGAGAAAATGTCATGTTAGTTCATTCCTCTGGTGTGCCAGTTCCTACAAATGAACATGGTATTTTGATTCAGAATTTGCACCATGGTGAAAGCTACTTTCTG GTATCAAAGTCAAGACAAGTATGA
- the LOC127129109 gene encoding WUSCHEL-related homeobox 11 isoform X1, with translation MEDKMHPDPPNNTPNQHVSEKNEPVRSRWTPKPEQILILESIFNSGMVNPPKEETIKIRKLLEKFGNVGDANVFYWFQNRRSRSRRRQRQMQQATLDQQKNQMVMMQPQQAVNNGASAIPCDVVQTNPTMVFGDASGSSSSSCGGVLGGQQGMDGFFSVSSQMGFLGADQSLAASSIFNPPLSPTLNYHSGYGGASAVTGLITVFINGIATEVQAGPIDMKTVFGENVMYQSQDKYERRMRLYCWGGSFLYGLSLVDVLLFLTITNVVLSYAVKVINISGV, from the exons ATGGAAGATAAGATGCACCCTGACCCCCCCAACAACACTCCAAACCAACATGTTTCCGAGAAAAACGAACCGGTTAGGTCAAGGTGGACACCAAAACCAGAACAAATTCTCATACTTGAGTCCATCTTCAACAGTGGCATGGTGAATCCCCCCAAAGAAGAAACTATAAAAATAAGAAAACTTCTTGAGAAATTCGGCAACGTCGGCGACGCCAACGTCTTCTACTGGTTCCAAAACCGCCGCTCTAGATCTCGCCGCCGACAACGCCAGATGCAACAGGCCACACTTGATCAACAGAAAAATCAGATGGTGATGATGCAACCTCAGCAAGCTGTTAATAATGGTGCAAGTGCAATTCCTTGTGATGTTGTTCAAACCAACCCAACCATGGTTTTTGGTGATGCTTCTGGTTCATCCTCTTCATCATGTGGTGGTGTTCTTGGTGGTCAACAAGGCATGGATGGTTTCTTCTCGGTTTCTTCTCAAATGGGTTTCCTTGGAGCTGATCAAAGTTTAGCTGCTTCATCAATTTTCAATCCTCCTCTTTCTCCCACTTTGAATTATCACTCTG GATATGGAGGTGCTAGTGCAGTTACAGGATTGATAACAGTGTTTATCAATGGAATAGCAACAGAAGTTCAAGCGGGGCCTATAGACATGAAAACAGTATTTGGAGAAAATGTCAT GTATCAAAGTCAAGACAAGTATGAAAGGAGGATGAGGCTATATTGCTGGGGTGGAAGCTTCTTATATGGTCTTTCTTTGGTTGATGTTCTTCTCTTTTTAACAATTACCAATGTTGTACTTTCATATGCGGTCAAAGTAATAAATATATCTGGTGTGTGA